Proteins encoded within one genomic window of Polaribacter sp. NJDZ03:
- a CDS encoding heme A synthase, with protein sequence MKSSFTKTVQIAIISVYLIFLAGSVVRMTGSGMGCPDWPKCFGYYIPPTAEEQITWKPNSEFKKGFIIIKDEALFVAEHDIKTAEQFNKSNWATYTKHDYAKFNKYHSWTEYINRLSSVLAGFVFLFLIYGASKFWKTDKRIPILAYTAFFLMLVEAWLGKTVVDSNLKPSIITIHMVIGLIIIALLLQVKFIASDKKKNYNYNSLFSKLLIVSAVLSLIQIAVGTQVRQFIDEQVKLYGFENKDYSLMNPSFKFYFHRSFTIAIVLINFGLFYINQVKKLDYKLVNWVVALIFLETISGMLMYYAEFPLGTQATHLLGGAILFGLQYYLWLQSRLTK encoded by the coding sequence ATGAAAAGTAGCTTCACCAAAACTGTACAAATTGCCATTATATCTGTCTACTTAATTTTTTTAGCAGGCTCTGTTGTTAGAATGACTGGCTCTGGAATGGGATGTCCTGATTGGCCAAAATGTTTTGGTTATTATATTCCGCCTACAGCGGAAGAACAAATTACTTGGAAACCAAATTCTGAATTTAAAAAAGGTTTTATCATTATTAAAGATGAAGCGCTGTTTGTTGCAGAACACGATATTAAAACAGCAGAACAATTTAATAAAAGCAATTGGGCTACTTATACAAAACACGATTACGCAAAATTTAACAAATACCATTCCTGGACAGAATACATTAACAGATTATCTTCTGTTTTAGCAGGTTTTGTTTTCTTATTTTTAATTTACGGAGCTTCAAAATTCTGGAAAACAGATAAAAGAATCCCTATACTTGCCTACACCGCTTTCTTTTTAATGTTGGTAGAGGCTTGGTTAGGAAAAACAGTGGTTGACAGTAATTTAAAACCATCTATAATTACCATTCACATGGTTATTGGTTTAATTATTATAGCGCTTCTATTACAGGTAAAATTTATTGCTTCAGATAAAAAGAAAAACTACAATTACAATTCACTGTTTAGTAAACTACTTATTGTTTCTGCTGTACTTTCTTTAATTCAAATAGCAGTAGGAACCCAAGTAAGGCAATTTATAGATGAGCAAGTAAAGCTTTATGGTTTCGAAAACAAAGATTATAGTTTAATGAACCCGAGTTTTAAATTCTACTTTCATAGATCTTTTACCATTGCAATTGTGCTAATAAACTTTGGCTTGTTTTATATAAACCAAGTAAAAAAATTAGATTACAAATTGGTAAATTGGGTGGTTGCATTAATTTTCTTAGAAACCATTTCTGGTATGTTAATGTATTACGCAGAGTTTCCTTTAGGCACACAAGCAACACATTTATTGGGTGGTGCAATATTATTTGGACTACAGTATTATTTATGGCTGCAAAGTAGACTTACTAAATAA
- a CDS encoding cold-shock protein — translation MKKGTVKFFNESKGFGFVTEDDSNTEYFVHVSGLIDEVREGDAVEFDLKEGRKGLNAVDVRVL, via the coding sequence TTGAAAAAAGGAACAGTAAAATTCTTCAACGAATCTAAAGGATTTGGATTTGTAACAGAAGATGATTCAAACACAGAGTACTTTGTACATGTATCAGGATTAATTGACGAAGTAAGAGAAGGTGACGCAGTAGAGTTCGACCTTAAAGAAGGTAGAAAAGGTTTAAATGCAGTAGACGTTAGAGTTCTATAA
- a CDS encoding DUF3817 domain-containing protein — protein sequence MKNIFRIVSVLEGISYLLLLFIATPIKYLQDDATYVKMLGMPHGILFMLYVVLAFVIKKEMNWNNKTLGIVLIASVIPFGTFYIDKKYCQK from the coding sequence ATGAAAAATATTTTTAGAATTGTAAGTGTATTGGAAGGGATTTCTTATCTATTATTATTATTTATTGCTACACCTATAAAATATTTACAGGATGACGCCACTTACGTAAAAATGTTAGGAATGCCTCATGGAATTCTTTTTATGCTATACGTAGTATTAGCTTTTGTAATTAAAAAAGAAATGAATTGGAACAATAAAACGTTAGGTATTGTTTTAATTGCTTCTGTGATTCCTTTTGGCACTTTTTATATTGATAAAAAGTATTGTCAGAAATAG
- a CDS encoding molybdenum cofactor biosynthesis protein MoaE, with product MKRTSIKITLEKLDLQECYRFVEDDSCGGISAFVGTVRNDTQGKEVTQLDFSTYKPMAIKEMQKIADLALEKFDIKKIAIHHAEGMLQIGEVPVIITTSSKHRKAAFEACEFAIDTLKETVPIWKKEYFSDGEVWVNAHP from the coding sequence ATGAAAAGAACTTCAATAAAAATTACTTTAGAAAAATTAGATTTACAAGAATGTTACCGTTTTGTAGAAGATGATTCTTGTGGCGGAATTTCAGCATTTGTAGGAACTGTAAGAAATGATACACAAGGAAAAGAAGTTACCCAATTAGACTTTTCTACCTATAAACCAATGGCAATTAAAGAAATGCAAAAGATTGCAGATTTGGCTTTAGAAAAATTTGATATAAAAAAAATAGCCATTCACCACGCAGAAGGAATGTTACAAATCGGAGAAGTTCCTGTAATTATAACCACCTCTTCTAAACATAGAAAAGCTGCTTTTGAAGCTTGTGAATTTGCAATAGATACCTTAAAAGAAACTGTTCCAATCTGGAAAAAAGAATATTTTTCAGACGGGGAGGTTTGGGTGAATGCGCATCCTTAA
- a CDS encoding MoaD/ThiS family protein — translation MKIQVLFFGITTDLVGASNLDLEVADTLSVVGFKNLLKEKHPQLKNINSYAIAVNESYATDELVLKEGDVIAIIPPVSGG, via the coding sequence ATGAAAATTCAAGTACTTTTTTTTGGAATTACTACAGATTTAGTAGGTGCTTCTAATTTAGATTTAGAGGTTGCTGATACTTTAAGTGTTGTAGGTTTTAAAAATTTATTAAAAGAAAAACATCCGCAGTTAAAAAACATCAACTCTTATGCGATTGCAGTAAATGAAAGTTATGCAACTGATGAATTGGTGTTAAAAGAAGGTGATGTTATTGCTATAATTCCACCAGTTAGTGGAGGATAA
- a CDS encoding META domain-containing protein — protein MKTKILFIIIISTTIMNCKSVSGKDHDNAITEKYWKLTSLDGNDIKMEDTQKREIFITLNTKENRFTSFAGCNTINGEYILEEGNRIKFTKIISTRMFCNNTDESKLLEAINLTDNYTIKNNILSLNLGKRTPLAVFKAVSMN, from the coding sequence ATGAAAACGAAAATATTATTCATTATTATAATTTCGACTACCATAATGAACTGTAAGTCAGTAAGTGGAAAAGACCACGACAATGCAATTACAGAAAAGTATTGGAAACTTACATCTTTAGATGGAAACGATATTAAAATGGAAGACACGCAAAAACGTGAAATATTTATTACTTTAAATACTAAAGAGAATAGATTTACCAGTTTTGCAGGTTGTAATACCATAAATGGCGAGTACATTTTAGAAGAAGGAAATAGAATTAAATTCACCAAAATTATTTCAACTAGAATGTTTTGTAATAATACCGATGAATCTAAATTATTAGAAGCTATAAATTTAACAGATAATTATACTATTAAAAATAATATATTATCTTTAAATCTTGGAAAAAGAACACCTTTAGCAGTTTTTAAAGCAGTGTCCATGAATTAA
- the nhaA gene encoding Na+/H+ antiporter NhaA, whose product MIKKLFITPFQKFVKIESFSGILLLLCTLIALFWANSPLHESYSSILDYKVGFSGESFELKKSVLFWINDGLMAIFFFLIGLEIKREILIGELNTVKKLAFPLFGAVGGALIPVGIFMLLNQNPETFKGWGIPMATDIAFSLAVLNTLGKRIPLSLKIFLTAFAIVDDIEAVLVIAVFYSESIQVTLLLIGLALIALLYVLTHKGYYSKFVMIVVGIIVWVLFLKSGVHPTVAGILIAFSVPIRQEIKTTTFLSQLEGIYNSIKSAPVLKEPILSNEQLKLVNNLTHWSKKFQSPLQHLEHNLHNWSAYFIIPVFALANAGVLIDSSVHIDTALVFHIILCLVLGKGLGIPLVILVAKKLNLIQIPGDIHFIQILGVSFIAGIGFTMAIFIAGLAFSTSPEFISSAKIGILLGSLISAIIGYLILRFAPVKDFIKI is encoded by the coding sequence ATGATAAAAAAATTATTTATTACCCCATTTCAAAAGTTTGTAAAAATTGAAAGTTTTAGCGGAATTCTATTATTACTATGTACATTAATTGCTTTATTTTGGGCAAATTCTCCTCTACATGAAAGCTACTCTTCTATTTTAGATTATAAAGTTGGGTTTTCTGGAGAAAGTTTTGAATTAAAGAAATCTGTCTTATTTTGGATTAATGATGGTTTAATGGCTATTTTCTTTTTCTTAATAGGATTAGAAATTAAACGTGAAATTTTAATTGGAGAACTAAACACCGTTAAAAAATTAGCTTTCCCATTATTTGGAGCTGTTGGTGGAGCGCTTATTCCGGTTGGTATATTTATGCTTTTAAATCAAAACCCAGAAACATTTAAGGGTTGGGGAATTCCTATGGCAACAGATATTGCTTTCTCTTTAGCTGTATTAAACACATTAGGAAAACGTATACCGCTTAGTTTAAAAATATTTTTAACTGCATTTGCAATTGTAGATGATATTGAGGCTGTTTTAGTAATTGCTGTTTTTTACAGTGAATCTATTCAAGTTACATTATTATTAATAGGCTTAGCATTAATAGCACTATTATATGTGTTAACTCATAAAGGGTATTACTCTAAATTTGTAATGATTGTTGTAGGTATTATTGTTTGGGTATTGTTCTTAAAATCTGGAGTACACCCTACTGTTGCAGGTATTTTAATTGCATTTTCTGTACCAATTAGACAAGAAATAAAAACAACTACTTTTCTTTCTCAACTAGAAGGTATTTACAATAGCATTAAAAGTGCACCTGTATTAAAGGAACCTATATTGTCTAATGAACAATTAAAATTGGTAAATAACTTAACGCATTGGAGTAAAAAATTTCAATCTCCTTTACAGCATTTAGAACATAACCTACACAATTGGTCGGCTTATTTTATAATCCCTGTTTTTGCACTTGCCAATGCAGGTGTGTTAATAGATAGCTCTGTACATATAGACACGGCTTTGGTATTCCATATTATACTCTGTTTAGTATTAGGTAAAGGACTAGGTATACCACTAGTTATATTGGTTGCAAAAAAATTAAATTTAATTCAAATACCTGGAGACATTCACTTTATACAAATTTTAGGGGTTTCATTTATTGCTGGTATTGGGTTTACTATGGCTATTTTTATTGCTGGTTTGGCTTTTTCAACATCACCAGAGTTTATTAGCTCTGCAAAAATAGGTATTCTTTTAGGCTCGCTTATTTCTGCGATAATTGGTTATCTTATTTTAAGATTTGCACCAGTTAAAGACTTTATTAAAATTTAG
- a CDS encoding deoxyguanosinetriphosphate triphosphohydrolase: MNWEQLLSLKRFGDTQKRPRATQDETRLGFDVDFDRIIFSSAFRSLQDKTQVIPLSQTDFVHTRLTHSLEVSVVGRTLGRRVGKVLLERHPKLEELGYTFNDFGAIVGTASLMHDIGNPPFGHSGEKAIGEYFKTGKGVKYKAELSDKEYQDLIDFEGNANGFKILTESREGISGGLRLSYATLGAFLKYPKESLPKKPTNHIVDKKYGFFQSEKDAFLEIVDNLGMKQKSTSAISFYRHPLAYLVEAADDICYTIIDFEDGINLGLIEEEFALEYMIKLVKDTIDIKKYHSLKHKTDRISYLRALAIGVLINEAVAIFLANEEAILNGTFEKSLLDRCKYEAQIKDIIKLSVAKIYKSKDVVEKEIAGYRIIADLLDVFVTALNNKFDGCESNFDDLVLNLLPEEYQTESISLYQRIMQICSYVSRMSDSYAIRTHKKLTGNII, translated from the coding sequence ATGAACTGGGAACAACTTCTTTCTTTAAAACGTTTTGGCGATACACAAAAACGCCCAAGAGCTACTCAAGACGAAACTCGTTTGGGTTTTGATGTAGATTTTGATAGAATTATATTTTCTTCAGCATTTAGAAGTTTACAAGACAAAACACAGGTAATACCATTATCTCAAACAGATTTTGTACACACACGTTTAACGCATAGTTTAGAGGTTTCTGTTGTGGGGAGAACTTTGGGCAGAAGAGTCGGTAAGGTGTTGTTAGAGCGTCATCCTAAATTAGAAGAATTAGGCTACACGTTTAATGATTTTGGTGCCATTGTTGGTACGGCTTCTTTAATGCATGATATTGGAAACCCTCCTTTTGGTCATTCTGGAGAAAAAGCGATCGGCGAGTATTTTAAAACAGGAAAAGGTGTAAAATACAAAGCGGAATTATCTGATAAAGAATATCAAGATTTAATCGATTTTGAAGGTAATGCAAACGGATTTAAAATTTTAACAGAAAGTAGAGAGGGTATTTCTGGAGGTCTGCGTTTAAGTTATGCAACCTTGGGGGCTTTTTTAAAATACCCAAAAGAAAGTCTTCCTAAAAAACCAACAAACCATATTGTAGATAAAAAGTATGGTTTTTTTCAATCAGAAAAAGATGCTTTTTTAGAAATTGTAGATAACTTAGGAATGAAACAAAAGTCTACGTCGGCAATTTCCTTTTATAGACATCCGTTGGCGTATTTAGTAGAAGCGGCAGATGATATTTGCTATACAATAATCGATTTTGAAGACGGAATTAATTTAGGTTTAATTGAAGAAGAATTTGCTTTAGAATACATGATTAAGTTGGTAAAAGATACCATCGATATTAAAAAGTATCATTCTTTAAAACATAAAACGGACAGGATAAGTTATTTAAGAGCTTTAGCAATTGGTGTATTAATTAATGAAGCTGTTGCTATTTTCTTAGCAAATGAAGAAGCTATTTTAAACGGAACTTTTGAGAAATCTTTATTAGACAGATGTAAATATGAGGCACAAATAAAAGACATTATAAAACTAAGTGTTGCAAAAATTTACAAAAGCAAAGATGTTGTAGAAAAAGAAATTGCTGGTTATAGAATTATTGCAGATTTATTAGACGTTTTTGTAACTGCTTTAAACAATAAGTTTGATGGTTGTGAATCTAATTTTGATGATTTGGTATTAAATTTATTACCAGAAGAATACCAAACAGAATCTATTAGTTTGTATCAACGAATTATGCAAATATGTAGTTATGTTTCTAGAATGTCTGATAGTTATGCGATTAGAACACATAAGAAATTAACAGGTAATATCATTTAA
- a CDS encoding ribonucleoside-diphosphate reductase subunit alpha — MNLNETKTTELTEHEQLIQVRNAARKEMLKGKDQPEITWLTENSRKFLQSGYLTGDTTPEERIREIADNAERILNMDGFSDKFYKYMAEGYYSLASPIWSNFGKKRGLPISCFGSHVADDMGDILFSQSEVGMMSKLGGGTSGYFGKLRKRGADVKNNGSSSGSVHIMQLFEKMVDVVSQGSVRRGRFSPYLPVDHPDIKEFLEIGTEGNPIQELTHGVTVGDDWMQAMIDGDVEKRSIWAKILQRRGEIGYPYILFRDNANNGTVDVYKDKNHEIYASNLCTEIMLPSNEDWSFVCCLSSVNLLHYDKWKDTDAVETLTYFLDAVMQEFITKLEVYKDSDDRDDQFTFRFMEKAYNFAKENRALGLGALGWHSLLQSKMHAFDSAEAYALNSEIFKVIKEKSYKASEEMAKLYGEPEVLKGYGRRNTTLNAIAPTTSSAFILGQVSQGIEPIWSNIYVKDIAKIKTTIKNPILEALLEEKGHNTSDIWKSIRDNDGSVQHLSVLTEAEKDVFKTYSEIDQNVIVYQAANRQNHIDQGQSINIMVHPDMPIKEVNSVYINAWKLGVKSMYYQHSMNAAQKFKQKKECASCEG, encoded by the coding sequence ATGAACTTGAACGAAACAAAAACAACAGAACTTACAGAACACGAACAGTTAATTCAAGTTAGAAACGCTGCTAGGAAAGAAATGCTTAAAGGTAAAGACCAGCCAGAAATTACATGGCTAACAGAAAATAGTCGTAAATTTTTACAATCTGGTTATTTAACAGGAGATACTACACCAGAAGAAAGAATACGTGAAATTGCAGACAATGCAGAGCGTATTTTAAATATGGATGGGTTTTCTGATAAGTTTTATAAATATATGGCAGAGGGGTATTACTCTTTAGCTTCACCAATTTGGTCTAACTTTGGTAAGAAAAGAGGTTTGCCAATTAGCTGTTTTGGATCGCATGTAGCAGATGATATGGGAGATATTTTGTTCTCTCAATCAGAAGTTGGTATGATGTCTAAATTAGGAGGAGGAACTTCTGGATACTTTGGTAAGTTGCGTAAAAGAGGTGCCGATGTAAAAAACAACGGTTCATCTTCTGGTTCTGTACACATTATGCAGTTGTTCGAAAAAATGGTAGATGTTGTAAGTCAGGGTTCTGTAAGACGTGGCCGTTTTTCTCCATATTTACCAGTAGATCACCCAGATATTAAAGAGTTTTTAGAGATAGGAACAGAAGGAAACCCAATTCAAGAATTAACGCACGGAGTTACTGTTGGTGACGATTGGATGCAAGCAATGATTGATGGTGATGTAGAAAAAAGAAGTATTTGGGCAAAAATATTACAAAGAAGAGGAGAAATAGGATATCCTTATATACTTTTTAGAGACAACGCAAATAATGGAACGGTAGATGTTTATAAAGACAAAAACCACGAAATTTATGCGAGTAACTTATGTACAGAAATCATGTTGCCTTCTAATGAAGATTGGTCTTTTGTATGTTGTTTATCATCAGTAAACTTATTACATTATGATAAATGGAAAGATACAGATGCTGTAGAAACACTTACCTATTTCTTAGATGCAGTAATGCAAGAGTTTATCACTAAGTTAGAAGTATATAAAGATTCAGATGATAGAGACGATCAGTTTACGTTCCGTTTTATGGAGAAAGCGTATAATTTTGCCAAAGAAAACAGAGCTTTAGGTTTAGGTGCTTTAGGATGGCACTCTTTATTACAATCTAAAATGCATGCTTTTGACAGTGCAGAAGCGTATGCTTTAAACAGTGAAATCTTTAAGGTAATTAAAGAAAAATCTTACAAAGCGTCAGAAGAAATGGCTAAGTTGTATGGTGAACCAGAAGTATTAAAAGGATACGGAAGACGTAACACCACTTTAAATGCTATTGCACCAACAACATCATCTGCATTTATTTTAGGACAAGTGTCTCAAGGAATTGAGCCAATTTGGTCTAACATCTATGTAAAGGATATTGCAAAAATTAAAACAACGATTAAGAATCCAATTTTAGAAGCATTATTGGAAGAAAAAGGACATAATACATCAGATATTTGGAAAAGTATTAGAGATAATGATGGTTCTGTGCAACATTTAAGCGTTTTAACAGAAGCAGAAAAAGATGTGTTTAAAACCTATTCAGAAATTGATCAAAATGTAATTGTATATCAGGCAGCTAATAGACAAAATCATATAGATCAAGGACAGTCTATCAATATTATGGTACATCCAGATATGCCAATTAAAGAAGTGAATTCGGTTTATATTAATGCTTGGAAATTAGGTGTAAAATCTATGTATTACCAACACAGTATGAATGCTGCTCAGAAATTTAAGCAAAAGAAAGAATGTGCTAGTTGCGAAGGGTAA
- a CDS encoding ribonucleotide-diphosphate reductase subunit beta: protein MEITHIIKRDSETTIFELEKIINAIEKAMLTVNNGSRNDAIAISNIVHGTLLERRLNEPDYIPTVEQVQDIVEYKLMDSPFHDVAKAYILYRDEQTRSRKPNIFEKRINLKPYDYPALGEYVDAIRHSYWIHTEFNYTSDIQDFKTSLTEIEKNAIKNTMLAISQIEVAVKTFWGDIYKKMPKPEIGSVGATFSESEVRHHDAYSHLLEILGLNNEFKNLKKNPVIMKRVNYLEAALKNVNSEDNQEFSESIILFSLFIEHVSLFSQFLIIMAFNKHKNVLKGISNVVEATSKEEQIHGDFGIDLIKIIKEENPDWFSEEHNLLVQETCKEAFLSESKLIDWIFEKGELDFLPKNVIKEFIKNRFNNSLESIGIAKIFEVDQKLLAETDWFDDEIIGTKHGDFFVKRSINYSKRTKSITSDDLF, encoded by the coding sequence TTGGAAATTACGCATATTATAAAAAGAGACTCGGAAACAACAATATTTGAGTTAGAGAAAATTATTAATGCTATAGAAAAAGCTATGCTTACCGTTAACAACGGTTCTAGAAATGATGCAATTGCAATTTCTAACATTGTACATGGTACTTTATTAGAGAGAAGGTTAAATGAACCAGATTATATTCCTACAGTAGAACAGGTGCAAGATATTGTAGAGTATAAATTAATGGACAGCCCTTTTCATGACGTTGCAAAGGCTTATATTTTATATAGAGACGAACAAACAAGAAGTAGAAAACCAAATATTTTTGAAAAGAGAATTAACTTAAAACCTTACGATTATCCTGCTTTGGGAGAATATGTAGATGCTATTAGACATTCTTATTGGATTCATACAGAGTTTAATTATACCAGTGATATTCAGGACTTTAAGACTTCTCTTACAGAGATAGAAAAAAATGCGATAAAAAATACTATGTTGGCAATTTCTCAAATAGAAGTTGCTGTTAAAACTTTTTGGGGAGACATTTATAAAAAGATGCCAAAACCAGAAATTGGTTCTGTTGGAGCTACGTTTTCAGAAAGTGAAGTACGTCATCATGATGCGTATTCTCACTTATTAGAGATTTTAGGGTTAAACAATGAGTTTAAAAACTTAAAGAAAAACCCTGTTATAATGAAACGTGTTAACTATTTAGAAGCTGCTTTAAAAAATGTAAATAGTGAAGACAATCAAGAGTTTTCTGAGTCTATAATATTGTTCTCTTTATTTATAGAGCATGTATCTTTATTTTCTCAGTTTTTGATTATTATGGCTTTTAATAAGCATAAAAATGTACTAAAAGGAATTTCTAATGTGGTAGAAGCAACTTCTAAAGAAGAGCAGATTCACGGAGATTTTGGTATCGATTTAATTAAAATTATAAAAGAAGAAAATCCAGATTGGTTTAGCGAAGAGCATAATTTATTGGTTCAAGAAACTTGTAAAGAAGCGTTTCTTTCTGAAAGTAAACTAATCGATTGGATTTTTGAAAAAGGAGAATTAGATTTTTTACCTAAAAATGTAATCAAAGAATTTATTAAAAACAGGTTTAATAATTCTTTAGAAAGTATTGGTATTGCAAAAATATTTGAGGTAGATCAAAAATTATTAGCAGAAACAGATTGGTTTGATGATGAAATTATTGGAACCAAACATGGTGATTTCTTTGTAAAAAGATCAATCAACTATAGTAAAAGAACAAAAAGTATAACTAGCGACGACTTATTTTAA